In Papaver somniferum cultivar HN1 chromosome 1, ASM357369v1, whole genome shotgun sequence, a genomic segment contains:
- the LOC113312316 gene encoding pentatricopeptide repeat-containing protein At4g18840-like, giving the protein MAFSISQPSIISFTELANSLSEINQAHAHMLKTGLFHDSYAASRLISFSTISTSISNPKTLTHASSVFSRIPNPSSYLWNTMIRSYANSCNPEESLLLFHQMLYDSFYPDKFTYTFALKACSFLLGIEEGRQIHGQILKTGNGFDCYIQNSLINLYARTGYFDNAYLLLDRMIQKDAISWNAILSAYTERGLMENARNLFEEMPDKNVESWNFMISGYVGVELVEEARILFDEMPLKDVVSWNALITGYAHSNQFGQVLKLFEDMQFANVKPDNYTLVNALSACAQFGALKQGEWIHAYVDKNGINIHGFLATAFVDMYSKCGCIDKALRVFNGTTKERDISTWNSVIAGLSIHGYGKEAVEKFYEMMNDGCKPNEITFVSVLSACSRSGLLEEGHRIYELMVRVHGLKPSIEHYGCIVDLLGRAGHLKEALTLVQTMPLKEDSVGVWESLLSACRSHGNVEVAEIIAEKILKLNPMDSYSYVQLSNIYAAKERWGDVREVRRKMRIQKVRKEPGGSMIEVDGVVHEFLAGDGLHA; this is encoded by the coding sequence ATGGCGTTTTCCATATCTCAGCCTTCAATAATTTCATTCACAGAGCTAGCAAATTCTCTGTCTGAAATCAACCAAGCTCATGCACACATGCTCAAAACTGGTCTCTTTCATGACTCTTATGCAGCTAGTCGTTTAATTTCTTTCTCTACAATTTCGACCTCCATTTCTAATCCTAAAACGTTAACTCATGCTTCCTCTGTATTCAGTAGAATTCCTAACCCTAGTTCTTATCTGTGGAACACCATGATTCGGTCTTATGCTAACAGTTGTAACCCTGAAGAATCACTTCTTCTCTTTCATCAAATGCTTTATGATTCATTCTACCCTGATAAGTTTACTTACACTTTTGCTCTTAAAGCTTGCTCTTTCCTACTTGGTATTGAAGAAGGACGACAAATTCATGGTCAAATTCTTAAAACtggaaatgggtttgattgtTACATTCAGAATTCCTTGATTAATCTTTATGCCAGAACTGGGTATTTCGACAATGCATACCTTTTGCTCGATAGAATGATTCAAAAGGATGCCATTTCGTGGAATGCAATTTTAAGTGCTTATACAGAAAGAGGTTTAATGGAGAATGCCAGGAACCTGTTTGAAGAAATGCCCGACAAGAATGTTGAATCTTGGAATTTTATGATTTCTGGGTATGTGGGTGTTGAATTGGTTGAAGAAGCGAGAATTCTCTTTGATGAAATGCCATTGAAAGATGTTGTTTCTTGGAACGCTTTGATTACAGGATATGCACATTCAAATCAATTCGGACAAGTTTTGAAGCTTTTTGAAGATATGCAATTTGCAAACGTGAAACCGGATAATTACACACTTGTAAATGCGTTGTCTGCTTGCGCCCAGTTTGGAGCTTTGAAGCAAGGAGAATGGATTCATGCTTATGTTGATAAAAACGGCATCAACATTCATGGATTCTTAGCTACTGCTTTCGTTGATATGTATTCAAAATGTGGGTGCATAGATAAGGCTTTAAGAGTGTTTAATGGCACTACTAAAGAAAGAGATATTAGTACATGGAATTCGGTAATTGCGGGTTTAAGCATTCATGGATATGGTAAAGAGGCAGTAGAGAAGTTCTATGAAATGATGAATGATGGATGTAAACCAAATGAAATCACATTTGTTAGTGTTCTCTCTGCTTGCAGCCGTTCTGGTCTATTGGAAGAAGGGCATCGGATTTACGAACTCATGGTTCGTGTTCATGGACTTAAACCATCTATTGAACACTATGGTTGTATAGTCGATTTACTAGGTCGGGCTGGTCATCTAAAGGAGGCCCTGACGCTTGTTCAGACGATGCCTTTAAAGGAAGATTCTGTAGGTGTTTGGGAGTCATTATTGAGTGCTTGTAGAAGTCATGGCAATGTTGAAGTAGCGGAGATTATAGCAGAGAAGATCTTAAAATTAAACCCTATGGATAGTTACAGTTATGTTCAATTATCAAATATATATGCAGCTAAGGAGAGGTGGGGTGATGTTAGGGAAGTGCGGAGGAAAATGCGAATACAGAAAGTAAGAAAGGAACCAGGTGGTAGTATGATAGAGGTAGATGGAGTAGTTCATGAGTTCTTGGCTGGGGATGGGTTGCATGCTTAA